ataatttttttaaaaagaataccGTATTTATAAACTAGAGCTAATTAAATGAAGGATTAGGGTATCATAGAAAATTTAACATGCACTTAAGGAAAagctaaaatctttaaaaatatgattaatgaCTATTCGAGGATAACTTAAAATGatggttaaaatatttctaaccagagcagtttgaaaatatttaataagagcCTTTTTTTGCTGGATTCGGAATTGATTATTTAAGCTTTCAACTTCTTTGTTGGTGATAATTTTTCACGATGCAAAACACCAAAGACGATATATCGCGTATTACCGAAACAGTTAGTTTGTGCCGTAGAGTCGCAAATACTATTCGAAAGTGTATGAAATGTGAAACAGACCGTATAACTAAGAAAGCAGATGTTTTAAAACGTGGTTTTCGAGAAAGAAAGTTCGAAGATCTGAATAAACTTACCAGTTCTATGCTAGAAGTTGATTTCCACAATTTCAATACTTGTTGCGCTTACATGGTTACTTACGCAGCTTGCTATTCCGAACTTACCTACATTGCTGCGGCAATTCTCCAGAATACCACTAACGAACTTCATGAAATTATAGACAAACAAAGTTTGTTGACAATCACGAGTATAAATGGCGGACCTGGAAATGATTTGCTAGGCTTTTTGTATAGTTTGTGTGGGAAGTATTCgaatcttataaaattaaacttgaatATAATTGATTCGAACATCCAGTGGCAGGTGTTCTTCTCTACTTTGATGTCCGAAGTAGAGGCGAATggaaattgcaataaattggGAAAATTTATAAGTGAAATCAAACTGTCGCATAAATTTGTCCATGGTGACGCAACCCACGGTAGAAGATTTGGAGAAGTGAAAGAAACATTGGAAAATTCAGATCTTGTTCTCATGGTTCAAACATTAAGTTTGATGACGATGGGGAAGAAAATCGATCTTTTACgggtaagaaattttaaaaatttaaccctGAATAACTAAACTTAATTCAGACCAATCATTCGACTAATAGActacgaattaaaaataaatatacatttatatttcctttatttatttcaaacaaattagtgtaacttaaaaaagtataatatttaaataaaaatagaaatacagtaaaaattatcgtttgcatTCTCggtagatatttaaattgtgcTCGCCACAATTAACCTTTCTACGTTTCTGTTCAGAATCTGTGTTATTTAGATggacagaataaaaaatatttacagtagtaataaaatgcaaatatgtaTACAACTATAAAGTAATAAGTgtattatttttggatattCATTTTTCTAACTATGAAAGTAGTGTGAGCACAATGAAAATGTCTCGATTCCGCGTAACAGGTGTTAAATATGGTGAGATGATCTCAGGGTTTAATCATTACAAAACgcctttaacataaaatatatttaataacaaacacGGATGACGGTTATGATTCAGTGGCATGGAGGAAACTGATTGCAATTAATG
This window of the Parasteatoda tepidariorum isolate YZ-2023 chromosome 4, CAS_Ptep_4.0, whole genome shotgun sequence genome carries:
- the LOC107445790 gene encoding uncharacterized protein, translated to MQNTKDDISRITETVSLCRRVANTIRKCMKCETDRITKKADVLKRGFRERKFEDLNKLTSSMLEVDFHNFNTCCAYMVTYAACYSELTYIAAAILQNTTNELHEIIDKQSLLTITSINGGPGNDLLGFLYSLCGKYSNLIKLNLNIIDSNIQWQVFFSTLMSEVEANGNCNKLGKFISEIKLSHKFVHGDATHGRRFGEVKETLENSDLVLMVQTLSLMTMGKKIDLLREVLDLMKRNAIILIVDSEWPSLVAGYTQGHYEVILNMKDLVACTKPSTVYNCQNITVCVADAIALKKL